In one Pseudomonas hydrolytica genomic region, the following are encoded:
- a CDS encoding TonB-dependent receptor domain-containing protein, translating to MARGHHQERGQGRSNSIYQQVNGSLVHQSTGLAPRQEGEAEAWSAWIGDRITFGKWSLLPIVRYEDIETKANIAHNATPAQHAARNTNSLSKTTVGLGANYALNDQWTLLAGVHEGFAPPGNGVADGTKGEESINYEGGVRYRNGSFGLDAIAFLTDYQNATRPCMVANPCPDGSVDGSQQDGEKEVYGLEVGMFADLYSGGGITVPLRLAYTYTDGEYTRASDNGAVLKGDVIEYTPKHIGSLQVGVEADRGWRAYAALNYADSSYTHNRAGRSGVDDRFLKTDSLMTVNLVASYPLSEETEVYARVDNLFDEQEITHRGADGARGNAPRSYALGIRLNF from the coding sequence TTGGCACGAGGACACCACCAAGAACGCGGTCAGGGGCGTTCCAACAGCATCTATCAGCAGGTCAATGGCAGCCTGGTTCACCAGTCCACCGGACTGGCGCCGCGGCAAGAGGGTGAGGCCGAGGCTTGGTCCGCCTGGATCGGTGATCGCATCACCTTCGGCAAGTGGAGCCTGCTGCCGATCGTCCGCTACGAAGATATCGAGACCAAGGCCAACATTGCTCACAACGCGACCCCGGCCCAGCATGCTGCGCGGAATACCAACAGCCTGAGCAAGACCACCGTGGGCCTCGGTGCCAACTACGCTCTGAACGACCAGTGGACCCTGCTGGCGGGTGTGCATGAAGGTTTTGCTCCGCCCGGCAACGGCGTTGCGGATGGTACCAAGGGCGAGGAAAGCATCAACTATGAAGGCGGTGTGCGCTATCGCAACGGTAGCTTCGGCCTGGATGCGATCGCCTTCCTCACCGATTACCAGAACGCCACTCGTCCCTGCATGGTCGCCAACCCCTGCCCGGACGGCTCGGTGGACGGCTCCCAGCAGGACGGCGAGAAGGAAGTCTATGGCCTTGAGGTCGGGATGTTCGCCGATCTGTACAGTGGTGGTGGCATCACCGTTCCGCTGCGCTTGGCCTACACCTACACGGATGGCGAGTACACTCGCGCTTCCGATAATGGTGCGGTGCTCAAGGGCGACGTCATCGAGTACACGCCGAAGCACATCGGTTCGCTGCAGGTTGGCGTCGAAGCCGATCGTGGCTGGCGCGCCTATGCTGCCCTGAACTACGCGGACAGTTCCTACACCCACAACAGGGCCGGGCGTAGCGGGGTGGATGACCGCTTCCTCAAGACCGACAGCCTGATGACGGTGAATCTGGTGGCGTCTTATCCGCTGTCGGAAGAGACCGAGGTGTATGCTCGGGTCGACAACCTGTTCGATGAGCAGGAAATCACCCACCGTGGTGCCGATGGTGCGCGTGGCAATGCGCCGCGCAGCTACGCTCTCGGTATCCGCCTGAACTTCTGA
- a CDS encoding TonB-dependent receptor plug domain-containing protein, which produces MPTKIMTKGEHMRSTVTSDLAPAARLTPLAAALLIAMAPPAFAESDVPSQTKQLQLDTVSVIGNPEDPQSSTGSAYVLTERELEKFSSTNINDILRSVPGVYTREETGQGVFPRISIRASSAGRSDRISVLEDGIPAAMSPYANPRPITSPTSVVCTASRC; this is translated from the coding sequence ATGCCAACCAAAATCATGACCAAAGGAGAGCATATGAGAAGCACTGTCACTTCTGATCTTGCCCCCGCAGCACGTCTCACGCCGCTGGCTGCAGCACTGTTGATCGCCATGGCCCCTCCGGCGTTCGCCGAAAGCGACGTCCCCTCTCAAACCAAACAGCTGCAGCTGGACACGGTTAGCGTGATCGGTAACCCGGAGGACCCGCAGAGCTCCACCGGCTCAGCCTACGTGTTGACCGAGCGGGAGCTGGAAAAGTTCTCCTCCACCAACATCAACGACATCCTGCGTAGCGTTCCAGGGGTCTACACCCGCGAAGAGACCGGGCAGGGCGTGTTCCCGCGCATCAGTATCCGCGCCTCCTCTGCTGGTCGCAGCGACCGAATTTCGGTGCTGGAAGATGGCATCCCCGCCGCCATGTCGCCCTATGCCAACCCTCGGCCTATTACTTCCCCAACGTCGGTCGTATGCACAGCATCGAGGTGCTGA
- a CDS encoding HU family DNA-binding protein has translation MNKTELIEAISRSADLPKATAGRALEAITSSITTALEKGDDVTLVGFGTFSVKARAEREGRNPQTGATIKIAAAKLPSFRAGKTLKDAVN, from the coding sequence ATGAACAAAACCGAGCTGATCGAAGCTATCTCGCGTTCCGCCGACCTGCCGAAAGCCACCGCAGGCCGTGCGCTGGAGGCCATCACCAGCAGTATCACCACCGCCCTGGAGAAAGGTGACGATGTCACGCTGGTGGGCTTCGGCACCTTCTCGGTGAAAGCCCGCGCCGAACGGGAGGGTCGCAACCCCCAGACCGGCGCGACGATAAAGATCGCGGCAGCCAAGCTACCCAGCTTCCGGGCGGGCAAGACCCTGAAGGATGCAGTCAACTAA
- a CDS encoding helix-turn-helix domain-containing protein, producing MQKRAVRPGRPKGARTYEAEPARAFGMAVRALRTERGIAQEMLANLADIERSHMGKIERGEHLPTLVVILRIAEALNCSAAQLVADTESNLKKLRLQADSASAPDNPLTPGAHS from the coding sequence ATGCAGAAGCGAGCAGTTCGGCCTGGCCGACCCAAGGGCGCAAGAACCTACGAAGCTGAGCCAGCACGGGCATTCGGTATGGCTGTTCGTGCGCTGCGTACGGAAAGGGGGATCGCCCAGGAAATGCTGGCCAACCTAGCGGACATCGAGCGTTCCCACATGGGAAAGATCGAACGCGGCGAGCACTTGCCGACTCTGGTGGTTATCTTGCGGATAGCCGAGGCGCTCAATTGCAGTGCTGCCCAGCTTGTTGCTGATACCGAGAGCAACCTGAAAAAATTACGGCTGCAGGCTGATTCCGCTTCTGCCCCTGACAATCCACTTACTCCTGGTGCTCATTCTTGA
- a CDS encoding LysR family substrate-binding domain-containing protein, translating into MLKNHDHAPLHIAVSHNALLAPLGALLAKQRAEEPETPVRIIETTRQDQAKGLIEGRYTLGFSTSVLDEGSVCSVPLWRDELAVAVPLRSPLLAFADIPLEQVVRYPLILLSLGSHETPGRQIDSLLKTAKTAPNVAEQVQSFELMMALIAAGYGIGICTRSHISALRRMGIVMRPLAGKPHYVTTYLIQSHRPPPAVVGRLIQRAHAVQMPC; encoded by the coding sequence GTGCTGAAAAACCATGACCATGCGCCGTTGCACATTGCCGTTTCCCACAATGCACTACTCGCCCCCCTTGGGGCGCTACTGGCAAAGCAACGGGCCGAAGAACCTGAAACCCCTGTCCGTATTATCGAGACAACCAGACAGGATCAGGCAAAGGGCTTGATAGAGGGCCGCTACACACTGGGGTTCTCCACCTCCGTCCTCGATGAAGGCTCCGTTTGCTCTGTGCCACTATGGCGCGACGAACTAGCGGTTGCCGTTCCTCTCCGGTCGCCACTACTGGCCTTTGCAGATATTCCCCTAGAACAAGTCGTCAGGTATCCCCTGATCCTCCTGAGCCTAGGAAGCCATGAAACACCAGGCCGACAGATCGACTCACTGCTGAAAACAGCAAAGACAGCGCCCAACGTTGCAGAGCAAGTGCAGTCCTTTGAGCTCATGATGGCCCTGATTGCCGCTGGCTACGGTATCGGCATCTGTACTAGATCCCACATCAGCGCATTACGCAGGATGGGCATCGTGATGCGACCGCTGGCCGGCAAACCGCATTACGTAACCACCTACCTGATTCAGTCTCATCGACCGCCCCCAGCCGTTGTCGGCCGCCTAATCCAGCGTGCCCATGCAGTCCAGATGCCGTGCTAA
- the imuA gene encoding translesion DNA synthesis-associated protein ImuA, whose protein sequence is MTSVVALDRLLEARHVWRGQAVISPSATQPTGHTELDAALPCGGWPDSALSELLVAATGIGELRLLWPTLARLTTAGERVVLVAPPHLPYPQAWLAAGVDLRHLVIVQTAGRDALWATEQCLRSGSCGAVLCWLKQADDRALRRLQVAAESGQTLGFAYRPLREAVNPSPAALRLAIDGQPAQLRVLKCRGGLAPAHPITAGAWQ, encoded by the coding sequence ATGACATCTGTGGTCGCCCTTGACCGCCTGCTTGAGGCGCGCCACGTCTGGCGCGGCCAGGCCGTCATCTCGCCATCCGCCACTCAGCCGACCGGGCATACCGAGCTGGACGCTGCCCTTCCCTGCGGCGGCTGGCCGGATTCGGCGCTGAGCGAGCTCCTCGTCGCCGCCACCGGCATCGGCGAACTGCGCTTGCTGTGGCCGACGCTGGCACGCCTAACCACCGCCGGCGAGCGGGTGGTGCTGGTCGCTCCTCCCCATCTTCCCTACCCCCAGGCTTGGCTGGCCGCCGGCGTCGATCTGCGCCACCTGGTTATCGTCCAGACAGCGGGTCGCGATGCGCTGTGGGCCACAGAGCAATGCCTACGCTCGGGGAGCTGCGGCGCCGTGCTGTGCTGGCTCAAACAAGCCGACGACCGCGCGTTACGGCGCCTGCAGGTCGCCGCCGAAAGTGGTCAAACCCTCGGTTTCGCCTACCGGCCACTGCGTGAGGCGGTGAATCCCTCGCCTGCCGCGCTGCGCCTGGCCATCGACGGCCAGCCAGCACAACTGCGCGTACTCAAGTGCCGCGGCGGTCTAGCTCCGGCCCATCCGATCACAGCCGGCGCCTGGCAGTAA
- a CDS encoding Y-family DNA polymerase, whose product MLWACILLPQLAMDGVLRHHANADAPLALLAGPPQRRMLQAVSPAARALGLKPGQSLTAAQALSRSFATADYDVAAIERWQQFLAAWGYGFSAQVSLYYPRCLLLEVQSSLRLFGPWSQFEARLREELTALGFQHRITAAPNPAAARVLANAHDGLAVTDTGELRQILNSQPVDRLGLPHEVATSFSRMGLRHLRQVLALPRDSLAKRFPAEVLVHLDTLLGNRPLALDFYQPPDVFDARIELNYEVESHQALLFPLRRLTADLAAYLTGRDSGVQRFALHLEHRDLADSEVQVGLLAAERDAAMLFELTRGRLEQVKLPAPVQAIRLVALELPTFTPERRQLFDERPQQSLPWEQLRERLRARLGDDAVQGLGARADHRPEHAWQLGEHRQGGPLPVTGPRPGWLLAEPQPLHEASLRILSGPERIESGWWDGDDVRRDYYLVETRTGQRGWAFRTVDDEGPLLLHGWFA is encoded by the coding sequence ATGCTCTGGGCCTGTATCCTGCTACCACAGCTGGCAATGGATGGCGTACTGCGCCACCACGCCAACGCCGACGCCCCCTTGGCGCTGCTCGCCGGACCGCCGCAACGCCGCATGCTGCAAGCGGTCAGCCCCGCGGCGCGCGCACTCGGCCTGAAACCCGGCCAGTCGCTCACCGCCGCCCAGGCGCTGAGTCGCAGCTTCGCCACCGCTGACTACGACGTGGCAGCGATCGAACGGTGGCAACAGTTCCTCGCCGCCTGGGGCTATGGCTTCAGCGCTCAGGTCAGCCTGTACTATCCGCGTTGCCTGCTGCTGGAGGTGCAGTCGAGCCTGCGCCTGTTCGGCCCCTGGTCACAATTCGAGGCACGCCTGCGTGAGGAACTGACCGCGCTGGGCTTCCAGCACCGCATCACTGCCGCCCCTAATCCGGCCGCCGCACGGGTGCTGGCCAACGCCCACGACGGCCTGGCGGTGACCGACACAGGGGAGTTACGCCAGATACTGAACTCGCAGCCGGTGGATCGCCTCGGCCTGCCCCATGAAGTGGCAACATCGTTCTCCCGTATGGGCCTGCGCCACCTGCGACAGGTGCTCGCCCTACCCCGCGACAGCCTGGCGAAGCGCTTTCCCGCCGAGGTGCTGGTTCACCTCGACACGCTGCTCGGTAACCGGCCACTGGCCTTGGACTTCTACCAGCCGCCAGACGTGTTCGACGCGCGGATCGAGCTGAACTACGAGGTCGAGTCGCACCAGGCCCTGCTGTTCCCGCTGCGACGCCTGACCGCCGACCTCGCCGCCTATCTGACCGGACGTGACAGCGGCGTGCAGCGCTTCGCCCTGCACCTGGAACACCGTGACTTGGCCGACAGCGAGGTGCAAGTCGGTCTGCTGGCCGCCGAGCGCGACGCGGCCATGCTCTTCGAGTTGACCCGCGGCCGTCTGGAACAGGTGAAGCTGCCTGCCCCCGTGCAGGCCATACGTCTGGTGGCACTCGAGTTGCCGACCTTCACCCCGGAACGCCGCCAACTGTTCGATGAGCGCCCCCAGCAGTCACTCCCCTGGGAGCAGCTGCGCGAGCGCCTGCGCGCCCGTTTGGGAGACGATGCCGTGCAGGGGCTCGGCGCTCGTGCCGACCACCGCCCCGAACACGCCTGGCAGCTCGGCGAACACCGGCAAGGCGGCCCGCTGCCCGTTACAGGCCCACGACCCGGCTGGCTGTTGGCCGAACCACAACCGCTGCACGAAGCCTCTCTGCGCATTCTCTCGGGACCTGAGCGTATCGAGTCCGGCTGGTGGGATGGCGACGACGTGCGCCGCGATTACTACCTAGTGGAGACCCGCACCGGCCAACGAGGCTGGGCCTTCCGCACCGTCGACGATGAGGGGCCACTGCTGCTGCACGGCTGGTTCGCATGA
- a CDS encoding error-prone DNA polymerase, producing the protein MNSYAELRCLSNFSFQRGASSARELFERAARLGYCALAITDECTLAGIVRAWQASKDTGVPLIVGSEVKIEDGPKLVLLAENLAGYQTLCRLITLARRRAEKGSYHLLREDLEVPSDGLLAIWLPEDDARNAPWLRERFPERLWLGIELHRGPDDAARLRRLLDLAGALDLPPVACGDVHMHARGRRALQDCMTAIRHHLPVAESGAYLFPNGERHLRRREELAELYPPELLAETLRIAERCTFDLGQLRYHYPHELVPTGHDAASWLRALVEQGACSRWPKGMPSEVRALIEHELTLITELGYESYFLTVHDIVRFAREQGILCQGRGSAANSTVCFALGVTELDPTHSKLLFERFLSRERNEPPDIDVDFEHERREEVIQYVFRRYGRGRAALTAVVSTYHGAGAVRDVAKALGLPPDQINALADCCGRWSDHAPSAERLAEAGFDADNPLLRRVLALTGELIGFPRHLSQHPGGFVISEHPLETLVPVENATMAERTVIQWDKDDLDLVGLLKVDVLALGMLSALRRSFDLIGRYRGMRWTLATLPQEDRATYDMISRADTIGVFQIESRAQMAMLPRLRPKTFYDLVIQVAIVRPGPIQGDMVHPYLRRRNGEEPVAYPSEELRPVFERTLGVPLFQEQVMELAIVAANYTPGEADELRRSMAAWKRHGGLEPHRQRLTSRMLEKGYTPEFTERIFRQIEGFASYGFPESHAASFALLTYASCWLKCHEPAAFACALINSWPMGFYSPDQVLQDARRHGIEVRPADIRYSDWDCTLEPCGKEQPAIRLGLRLIRGLSEGVARRIETARHAGPFIDVQNLSQRAELDARAREQLADAGALRGLAGHRYRARWAVAGVEPQLPLFAGLAAPNEASVELPLPSVGEDLLTDYATLGTTLGPHPLALLRRQLKAQRCRSSRELSEVEPGRPVSVAGLVIGRQRPQTASGVIFVTLEDEFGLVNVVVWHDLAERQRRVLVQSQMLRIDGHLEAADGVRHVIAGRLTDLTPLLTGLDIRSRDFR; encoded by the coding sequence ATGAACAGCTACGCCGAGCTGCGCTGCCTGTCCAACTTCAGCTTTCAGCGTGGCGCCTCCAGCGCCCGCGAGCTGTTCGAGCGCGCCGCACGTCTAGGCTACTGCGCCCTCGCGATCACCGACGAATGCACGCTGGCCGGCATCGTCCGCGCCTGGCAGGCCTCGAAAGACACGGGTGTGCCACTGATCGTCGGCAGCGAGGTGAAGATCGAGGACGGCCCGAAACTGGTTCTGCTGGCCGAGAACCTTGCCGGCTACCAGACATTGTGCCGGCTGATCACCCTGGCCCGACGCCGCGCAGAGAAAGGCTCCTACCACCTGCTGCGCGAGGATCTGGAGGTACCGTCGGATGGCTTGCTGGCGATCTGGCTGCCGGAGGACGATGCCCGGAACGCTCCCTGGCTGCGCGAGCGCTTTCCTGAGCGGCTTTGGCTCGGCATCGAGCTACATCGCGGCCCGGACGATGCCGCGCGGCTGCGCCGGTTGCTTGACCTGGCTGGAGCCCTCGACCTGCCGCCGGTGGCCTGCGGCGACGTGCATATGCACGCTCGTGGCCGGCGTGCCCTGCAGGACTGCATGACCGCTATCCGCCACCACTTGCCGGTGGCTGAGTCCGGCGCGTATCTGTTCCCCAACGGCGAGCGCCATCTGCGCCGACGTGAAGAACTGGCCGAGCTGTATCCACCGGAACTGCTCGCCGAAACGCTGCGCATCGCCGAACGCTGCACCTTCGATCTCGGCCAGCTGCGCTACCACTACCCGCACGAGCTGGTGCCCACCGGCCATGACGCGGCCTCCTGGCTGCGCGCGCTGGTGGAGCAAGGCGCATGCTCACGCTGGCCGAAGGGCATGCCCTCAGAAGTGCGCGCGCTGATTGAGCACGAGCTGACGCTCATCACGGAGCTGGGCTACGAGAGCTACTTCCTCACCGTCCATGACATCGTTCGCTTCGCCCGCGAACAGGGCATCCTCTGCCAAGGGCGCGGGTCGGCGGCAAACTCCACGGTGTGCTTTGCGCTAGGCGTCACGGAACTCGATCCCACGCACAGCAAGCTGCTGTTCGAACGCTTCCTCTCCCGCGAGCGCAACGAGCCACCGGACATCGACGTGGATTTCGAGCACGAGCGCCGCGAGGAAGTTATCCAGTACGTGTTTCGCCGCTACGGCCGGGGGCGCGCTGCGCTCACCGCTGTGGTCAGCACCTATCACGGCGCTGGCGCGGTACGAGACGTGGCCAAGGCGCTCGGCCTGCCACCGGATCAGATCAACGCGCTGGCCGACTGCTGCGGGCGCTGGAGTGACCACGCGCCATCCGCTGAACGCCTGGCCGAAGCGGGCTTCGACGCCGACAACCCGCTGCTGCGCCGCGTGCTGGCGCTGACCGGCGAGCTGATCGGTTTCCCCCGCCATCTGTCGCAGCATCCAGGCGGTTTCGTGATCTCTGAGCATCCGTTGGAGACCCTGGTGCCGGTGGAGAACGCAACCATGGCCGAGCGCACCGTGATTCAGTGGGACAAGGACGACCTCGATCTGGTCGGTCTGCTCAAGGTCGATGTGCTGGCCCTCGGCATGCTCAGCGCGTTGCGCCGGAGCTTCGACCTGATCGGCCGATACCGCGGTATGCGCTGGACACTGGCGACCCTGCCCCAGGAGGATCGAGCGACCTACGACATGATCAGCCGCGCCGACACCATCGGCGTGTTCCAGATCGAGTCGCGAGCACAGATGGCCATGCTTCCGCGCCTGCGCCCGAAGACCTTCTACGACCTGGTGATCCAGGTGGCCATCGTCCGCCCCGGCCCCATCCAGGGTGACATGGTGCATCCCTACCTGCGTCGGCGAAACGGCGAGGAGCCGGTGGCCTACCCGTCCGAAGAGTTGCGCCCGGTATTCGAGCGCACCCTCGGCGTGCCACTTTTCCAGGAGCAGGTGATGGAGCTGGCGATCGTCGCCGCCAACTACACGCCGGGCGAGGCCGACGAATTGCGCCGCAGCATGGCCGCCTGGAAGCGTCACGGCGGTCTGGAACCACACCGCCAGCGGCTGACGTCGCGGATGCTCGAAAAGGGTTACACGCCGGAATTCACCGAGCGCATTTTCCGGCAGATCGAGGGCTTCGCCAGCTACGGCTTTCCCGAATCGCACGCCGCCAGCTTCGCCCTGCTCACCTACGCCAGCTGCTGGCTGAAATGCCACGAACCGGCAGCCTTCGCCTGCGCGCTGATCAACAGCTGGCCGATGGGTTTCTATAGCCCCGACCAGGTGCTGCAGGATGCCCGTCGACACGGTATCGAGGTTCGGCCAGCGGATATCCGCTACAGCGATTGGGACTGCACGCTGGAGCCATGCGGCAAAGAGCAGCCGGCGATCCGCCTGGGCCTGCGCTTGATCCGGGGACTGAGCGAGGGGGTTGCGCGGCGCATCGAGACGGCCCGCCATGCCGGCCCCTTCATCGATGTCCAGAATCTCAGCCAGCGTGCCGAACTGGATGCCCGAGCCCGCGAGCAACTGGCCGACGCCGGCGCCTTACGCGGTCTCGCCGGCCACCGCTACCGCGCGCGCTGGGCAGTCGCCGGCGTCGAGCCGCAACTGCCGCTGTTCGCCGGCCTGGCCGCGCCCAACGAGGCATCGGTAGAACTACCGCTGCCCTCGGTCGGCGAGGATTTGCTCACCGACTACGCGACCCTGGGCACCACGCTGGGCCCTCATCCCCTGGCGCTATTGCGCCGTCAGCTCAAAGCGCAGCGCTGTCGCAGCTCACGCGAGCTGTCGGAGGTGGAACCCGGGCGTCCGGTCAGCGTTGCCGGCTTGGTGATCGGTCGCCAGCGCCCACAAACTGCCAGCGGGGTGATCTTCGTCACCCTCGAAGACGAATTCGGGCTGGTCAACGTGGTGGTCTGGCACGACCTGGCTGAACGCCAGCGGCGGGTGCTGGTGCAGTCGCAGATGCTACGTATCGACGGCCATCTGGAAGCAGCCGATGGAGTACGTCACGTGATCGCCGGCCGCCTCACCGACCTCACTCCGCTGCTGACCGGCCTGGATATACGCAGCCGGGATTTTCGCTAA